One window from the genome of Mucilaginibacter ginsenosidivorans encodes:
- a CDS encoding acyl-CoA thioesterase yields the protein MSENLADYKHRTPIQVRFSDLDFYGHVNNATYLTYFETARVHYWKDVIKWDWKNNGIILARSEVNYIKPIKRGDEIACYVRTTRIGNSSFDIMHVIVIVTPEGEEICTTGKTVCISYDYSIHKPVKIPAEQRARMIAFDEPGMILNTN from the coding sequence ATGAGCGAAAACTTAGCAGATTATAAGCATCGGACCCCTATACAGGTCCGCTTCTCCGATCTCGATTTTTATGGCCATGTAAACAATGCCACCTATCTCACCTACTTCGAGACCGCACGCGTACACTATTGGAAAGACGTGATTAAATGGGATTGGAAAAACAATGGGATTATCCTTGCACGGTCAGAAGTGAATTATATAAAACCCATAAAACGAGGCGATGAGATTGCCTGTTACGTGCGAACCACGCGTATAGGTAACAGCAGTTTTGACATTATGCATGTCATAGTGATTGTAACCCCTGAAGGCGAAGAAATTTGCACCACAGGAAAAACGGTATGCATCAGTTACGATTATAGCATCCATAAGCCGGTGAAAATACCCGCCGAACAACGTGCACGCATGATCGCATTTGATGAACCCGGGATGATATTGAATACGAATTAA
- a CDS encoding DoxX family protein: MKSTKIIYWAFTVLLSAFIVSGAILDILKGPDVVSFFKHLGYPEYFPRFIGLLKLLGIAAILTPGIPKIKEWAYAGLTFDVAGALSSHLLNGDPPTIWMPAFIGLVLVTGSYLFYRKKLKLSLKITE; encoded by the coding sequence ATGAAATCAACCAAGATCATTTACTGGGCGTTCACCGTCCTTCTATCAGCTTTTATTGTTTCCGGGGCCATTCTGGATATTTTGAAAGGACCCGATGTGGTATCATTTTTTAAACACCTGGGTTACCCTGAGTATTTTCCACGTTTTATAGGCCTGCTAAAACTATTGGGTATTGCGGCGATACTTACGCCGGGCATACCAAAGATCAAAGAATGGGCCTATGCAGGCCTCACTTTTGATGTGGCCGGAGCGCTTTCATCACATCTGCTGAATGGGGATCCGCCAACCATTTGGATGCCTGCATTCATAGGTCTTGTGCTGGTTACAGGTTCCTACCTGTTCTACCGGAAAAAATTGAAATTATCTTTAAAAATAACAGAATGA
- a CDS encoding carboxymuconolactone decarboxylase family protein produces the protein MPNLYATIGYSANALNSYLQYVNEQARGTFHAKEREAIYLIVSQFNGCEYCLASHTQSAIKNKWTEEETLTLRAGTYPEQKWQVIYQVIKSVIEQKGLVSDELLAEFYTLGYNETALIDLMVLINVMSFTNYTYRLTQIPIDFPPAKDL, from the coding sequence ATGCCTAACCTGTATGCCACCATCGGCTATTCAGCCAATGCGCTTAATTCCTACCTGCAGTATGTGAACGAGCAGGCCCGCGGAACTTTTCATGCGAAAGAGCGTGAGGCTATATATCTTATTGTGTCTCAATTTAACGGGTGCGAATACTGTTTGGCCTCGCATACGCAATCGGCAATAAAAAACAAATGGACCGAAGAAGAGACGCTTACACTGCGGGCGGGCACTTATCCCGAACAAAAATGGCAGGTGATCTACCAGGTTATCAAATCGGTGATCGAACAGAAAGGCCTTGTAAGTGATGAGCTACTCGCTGAGTTTTATACCCTCGGCTATAACGAAACTGCCCTTATCGACCTGATGGTGCTCATCAATGTGATGAGTTTTACCAATTATACTTACAGGTTAACCCAAATACCCATCGACTTTCCGCCTGCAAAGGACCTGTAA
- a CDS encoding DUF417 family protein, whose protein sequence is MKTSNLLYNNTPAVVVTTLGLAIVLLWFGIFKFTETEAHNIEGLLSNSPLMSWMYKLFSLSAVSGIIGVLEILSAVGLTIGIFYPRAGLYGSALAVIIFVVTCTFLLSTPGMVAKVDGMWVPSDTGSFLIKDITLLGGSLFLLSYYTNKL, encoded by the coding sequence ATGAAAACATCTAACTTATTATATAACAATACTCCTGCCGTTGTAGTTACCACTTTAGGTTTAGCCATTGTTTTACTTTGGTTCGGCATTTTTAAATTTACTGAAACTGAAGCTCATAATATTGAAGGCTTGTTAAGTAATAGCCCGTTAATGAGCTGGATGTACAAGTTGTTTAGCTTAAGCGCAGTGTCGGGCATTATTGGTGTATTGGAAATATTATCGGCGGTTGGCCTTACGATAGGTATATTTTATCCCCGTGCAGGTTTATATGGCAGCGCTTTGGCTGTAATTATTTTTGTGGTCACCTGTACTTTTTTACTTAGCACACCGGGAATGGTTGCTAAAGTAGACGGTATGTGGGTACCTTCCGACACCGGATCGTTCCTGATCAAGGATATAACCCTCCTTGGGGGCTCTCTATTTCTTTTGTCGTATTACACTAATAAATTATGA
- a CDS encoding DMT family transporter, with amino-acid sequence MMNSRVAMLLLLLSAVTESCWNVCLKKATSFTDWKIMGPGILFMITGIIMFKTSLRIIPLGVAVMIWSGVSLVLTIGLDVLYLKTKIDWLTAVFMVMCMVSILGLNYASGR; translated from the coding sequence ATGATGAACTCACGCGTTGCAATGCTGCTTCTCCTGCTATCGGCCGTTACAGAGTCGTGCTGGAACGTTTGCCTGAAAAAAGCCACCAGCTTTACCGATTGGAAGATAATGGGCCCGGGGATTTTGTTTATGATAACCGGTATCATTATGTTCAAGACATCTCTCCGGATCATACCGCTTGGTGTGGCTGTGATGATATGGAGCGGCGTGTCACTTGTCCTTACTATCGGCCTGGATGTGCTTTATTTAAAAACTAAGATCGACTGGCTTACCGCTGTGTTTATGGTTATGTGTATGGTTTCTATATTGGGATTAAACTACGCTTCGGGCAGGTAA
- a CDS encoding MgtC/SapB family protein, translated as MSPSEFDISTQDLIKVGIAVVCGAILGLERQYKNKTAGFRTIILITLGSALFTMIAQQSGQQVNINIVTGIGFIGAGVIFKDNISVNGLTTAAVIWISAAIGMAVGSGNYLLGLISTLLTLVVLVLFHLLEDYIDKVSHERVLFVVFDTIDYTDLETLEDTIRQLHLRSRRRLITKKDGCLHATIVVGGHKKHINRLYEKMLITPGIKAF; from the coding sequence ATGTCTCCCTCAGAATTTGACATATCAACCCAGGACCTTATTAAAGTAGGGATAGCGGTAGTATGCGGGGCCATACTTGGTTTGGAGCGGCAGTACAAAAACAAAACAGCCGGCTTCCGTACGATTATATTGATAACACTCGGGTCCGCCTTATTTACCATGATCGCCCAGCAAAGCGGGCAACAGGTAAATATCAATATCGTAACAGGCATTGGTTTTATTGGCGCAGGGGTTATTTTTAAGGACAACATATCAGTTAACGGACTTACCACTGCGGCTGTTATATGGATTTCGGCAGCTATTGGCATGGCGGTAGGGTCGGGGAATTACCTCCTAGGCCTTATTTCGACCTTACTTACCCTTGTTGTGCTGGTACTATTTCATCTTTTGGAAGACTACATAGATAAAGTGAGCCACGAGCGGGTCCTGTTCGTCGTTTTTGATACCATTGACTACACCGACCTGGAAACACTGGAAGATACTATCCGTCAACTGCATCTCAGGTCGAGAAGGCGGCTTATAACCAAAAAAGATGGTTGTCTGCACGCAACAATCGTCGTCGGCGGGCACAAGAAACACATCAACCGGCTGTATGAAAAGATGCTGATCACGCCCGGCATAAAAGCTTTCTGA
- a CDS encoding Hsp20/alpha crystallin family protein, protein MTLVKFNNGQKSAVNPWFGDVFDSIINDSFLNDRFVNKVPAVNIAETENEFHIELAVPGLKKEDFKINLDKNVLSVSAEKKTENVDEGKKYSKREYSYNSFVRSFTLPEAADYARIEAEYTDGVLKLNVAKKEEAKIQSREISVK, encoded by the coding sequence ATGACATTGGTAAAATTTAACAACGGACAGAAAAGCGCAGTGAACCCATGGTTTGGTGATGTGTTTGATTCGATCATTAACGACTCATTTCTTAACGACAGGTTCGTAAATAAAGTACCTGCGGTAAACATTGCTGAAACTGAGAACGAGTTTCATATCGAACTGGCTGTTCCTGGTTTAAAGAAGGAAGATTTTAAGATCAACCTTGACAAAAACGTATTGAGCGTATCTGCTGAAAAGAAAACTGAAAACGTGGACGAAGGTAAGAAATACAGCAAGCGCGAATACAGCTACAACTCATTCGTAAGGTCGTTTACCTTGCCTGAAGCGGCTGATTATGCCAGGATCGAAGCTGAATATACCGACGGTGTATTGAAGCTGAATGTAGCTAAGAAAGAAGAAGCTAAAATTCAATCGAGAGAGATCTCGGTAAAGTAA